The following nucleotide sequence is from Natronosalvus caseinilyticus.
GACGGGGGCCAGCGGGGAAGAGCTGGTCGTCGCGGTCGGCACCGGTCGCGAGGGGATGGGATACGCCCCGCGTGCGGTTCGCGTCGAAGCCGGCTCGACGGTCACCTGGGAGTGGACGGGTGCAGGCGGTCGACACGACGTGGTCGACACCGACGGTGTGTTCGACAGCGGCGAGCGATACGGCGAGGGAGAGACGTTCTCGTTCACGTTCGACGAGCCGGGTGTCTACACCTACTACTGCACCCCTCACCGCCACCGGGGGATGAAAGGTGCACTCGAGGTCGTCTAAGTGCAACGGCTTGTCGAATTTTTCGACCCACGGAGCAAACGGTCACTCGAGGGGAAGCAGAAAGAGGAGTGAGGAAGAGCGGCGACGTGCGACAATTGGCTACGGTTAGCGGCTATCTGATACCGGTTACCGGTTCAGCGTGTGAATCGCGTGTCCGAGCGCGTTCTCGGCGGCTTCCATCACGGCTTCCGAGAGCGTCGGGTGGGTGTGAATCGTGGACACGACGTCCTCGAGGGTGGCTCCGAGTTCGATGGCGAGGCCGAGTTCGGCGATCAGTTCGGAGGCCTCGGGGCCGACGATCTGGGCACCGAGGACGAACCCGGCGTCCTCGTCGGCGACGATCTTGACGAAGCCGTCGGTGTGGCCCGTGGTGAGCGCACGGCCACTGGCCTGGAACGGGAACTTCCCGGAGACCGTCTCGAATCCCATCTCCTCGGCCTCCATCTCGGTCATGCCGACGGTGCCGATCTCGGGGTCGGTGAAGACGGCCGCGGGCATCGCCTGGTAGTCGAGCGCCGAGGGCTCGCCGGCGATGACCTCGGCGGCGACCTGGCCCTCCTTGCTGCCGGCGTGGGCGAGCATCGGTTCGCCGGCGACGTCGCCGACGGCGAAGACGTGCTCGACGTTCGTCCGGCCGCGGTCGTCGGTCGGGATGAAGCCCCGTTTGTCGGTTTCGATGCCGGCGGCCTCGAGTTCGAGCGTATCGGAGACCGGCGCCCGGCCGACAGCCACGAGGACCTTCTCGGCGTCGATCTCGAGCGTGTCTTCGCCGTCTTCGGCGGTGGCCTCGACGCGAATGCCATTGCCGTGCTCGCTCCAGCGGGAGGCTCCGTACTCGAAGTGGAAGTCGATCCCGAGGTCTTTCGCGCGCTTTTTAACCGGACGAGCGAGGTCGGGATCGAAGCCGTTGAGCGCTTCGTCGAGCATCTCGACGACCGTCACGTCGGTGCCGAGTTTCGCGAAGACGGTCGCCAGTTCCATCCCGATGTAGCCGGCGCCGACGACGACCAGCGAGTCGGGGACCGAGTCGAGCGCGAGGGCCTGCCGCGAGTTGAGCACGGGGTCGTCGTCGTAGGAGAAGTTTGGGATCTCGATCGGGCGAGAGCCGGTCGCGACGATCGCATGCTCGAAGTCGATGGATTCGCTGCCCTGCCCCTCGCCGCCGTGGGAGACGCGGACCGTGTTCTCGCCGTCGAAGTGGGCGACGCCCTCCATGAGGTTGACCCCGTTGGCCTTACAGAGCTTCTCGACGCCCCCCGTGAGCTGATCGACGACGCCGTCCTTCCAGGAGACCATCCCCTCGAGGTCGATGGCCGGGTCGGCGTGGATGCCCATCTCCTCGGCGTTGCCGGCCTCGTGGGCCAGGTCGCTGGCGGTGATGAGCGCCTTCGAGGGGATACAGCCGTGGTTGAGGCAGGTTCCCCCGTAGGCCTCCTTCTCGACGAGCGTGACGTCGAGGTCGAGTTGGCCGGCCCGAATCGCGGCCACGTAGCCTGCTGGGCCCGCACCGATAACGAGTACGTCCGTTCCAGTCGAAATGTCTCCGACGACCATTATACTAGAGCAAATCCAATCGAGATATAAAAACGGGCAGGTATTGCGCCGACCGACGGGGTATGCGAAGGCTCGAACAAGGGGCGTGCGGGTCTCGAGCGAGGCAGCGTCAGTCGACTCGAGTGGCGTCGTACCCACGAGATTCGATCGCGTCGAGGACCTCCCTGGCGTGTTCGCGGCCGCTGGTGACGACCTGGAAGACGAGGTAGGCCTCCCCGACCCGGAGATCGCCGACGGCCCGGTCGTGACGGACCGTCCGGATGTTCGCACCGAGATCCGAGATGACGCCCGAAATTTCCTCCATCTTGCCGGGCTGGTCGGCGATGCGGACCTGCAGTCGCAACAGCTGGTCGCGGTCGGTCAGCGCGTGCTCGAGGACCGTCTGGAGCATGGAGATGTCGATGTTGCCGCCGCCGAGCACCGGAACGACGGTTTCGCCGCTGACGTCGAGGTCGGGAGAGAGCAGCGCTGCGACCGATGCCGCGCCGGCCCCCTCGACGAGCTGTTTGGCTCGCTCGAGGAGGACGAGCGTGCTCTGGGCGATCTGGTCGTCGGTGACGGTGACGACCTCGTCGACGTGCTCGCGGATGATCTCGAAGGTGAGTTCCGAGATGCCGCCCGTGGCGATCCCGTCGGCGATGGTGTTCGGGTCGTCGATTTCCTGTGGGAAGCCCTTGTCGAGGCTGTCGGGCACCGTCGCGGCGGAATCCGCCTGTACGCCGACGACGCGGATTTCGGGGTCGAGGCCGGCGAGGGCGGTAGCGATGCCGCCGATCATGCCGCCGCCGCCGATCGGCACGATGACGGTATCGACCTCGGGGAGCGCCTCGTGGATCTCGAGTCCCAGCGTCCCCTGCCCGGCGACGATGTCGGGATCGTCGTAAGCGTGGACGAAGCCGACGTTCTCGGCTTCGGTGAGCGTCTTCGCGTGGGCCATCGCCGCCTGGAAGTCGTTGCCGTGGAGTTCGACGTCGCCGCCGTAGCTCCGGGTCGCGTTGACCTTCGCCTGCGGCGCGTTCTTCGGCATGACGATGGTCGACTCGAGGCCCGTCTTGGTCGCGGCGAGAGCCACCCCCTGGGCGTGGTTGCCCGCACTGGCGGCGACGACGCGGTCGACGGTGCCCTCCTCGGCCACCTGGACGAGCTTGTTGTAGGCGCCGCGCGTCTTGAACGAGCCCGTCCGCTGGAGGTGTTCCATCTTCAGGAACACCGTCGCGTCGGCCATTCCGCTCAGCGATCGGTTGGACTCGAGCGGCGTCTCGCGAACGACCGACTCGTCGTCGAAGCGTTCCCGGGCCGCCAGCACGTCTTCGAAACGGACCTCGACCATGGCGGTACAATCAGGATGGCGCAGTATTTCACCTTCGGTTTGTCGTGGCCCTGTCCCCGGACCCCGGAAGCGCCTCGAGCGCCGATAACCACGTCAGCGGGCGTCGATAGCCACGTCAGCGGGCGATCAAAGGAACCGCGGAATCGACCCCGTTATCTCGAGTCGCTCGCAGTAGTGAGCGAGCGGGTCGCCGGCGGGCGTCGGCACGTCCGCCGCCTCGAACAGGTCGTTCTCGTGGATCGTCACCTCCGCCGGGGCGAGCGACCAGGGTTCGTGGGCGATTTCGGCGACGAGCGTTCGATCGCCGTAGGGGACGAGCATCCGTCGGCGTTCGGTGAGCCAGTGGGTAAGCGAGTCGAGTCTCGCGCGAGTCGGGGGCGCGATCGGTCGGTACTCCGCGTCGAAGCGCGCGAGGCCCCCACTCGGGTCGTCGCGCTCGCTCGAGAACCCGACCCGGCCGTCGGTGCCGTCGACGCGCTGGCGGGCGTTGAAGCAGGGGACGTCGAGCCCCCTCCGAGCGAGGAACGCCAGCAACGGGCCGTCGATGTCGATACTAAAGAAGTACAGCCCGGAGACGTCCCGGTAACGAACGTACGTTCGAAGGTTGAGTTCGGGACGCGTGACGCGCATCGCGCTCGGCGTGTCTCGAACGCCCGCTCGAGCGAGGACGAACGGGACGATCGAGAGCCAGGCCCGATCCTCGAAAGTCTCGAGGTCGAACCGATCGGGAACGTGCGGCCGGAGGCGGTCCGGGTCGATGGGCCAGTGGAGGAAGGCCCCCTCGCGCCACACCATCGAGAAGGGGTGTGGTAGCCACGGGAGGGACGCTGGCTCCGTCTCGGCAGTCGTCGAATCAGGGTGAAGGATTCGCTGTTCGGTCATGGTCGATGCGAAGGAGCGACCTCTCGTTCGAAGAACAGTCGGGCGAGCATTCCGCGCGGTAGTGGTCCGAGCGCTTTCGTCGGCGCCGATTGGTCGGTCGCAGCGGCGTTATTCATATGCGCCTCTACGTTACCTGCGGAGATAAATCACTCAGGAACCAATTAGTACAGGCGACTGTCTCGAAGCGCTATACGACCTCGATTGGAAGCCCGGACCGGGAGCGAGTTCACGGGGCCACGGTCTCGAGCTGGTGAATCGGCTCGACAAGGCGAACGAGCGTCCGTAGAACGGCCTACTCGAGGTAGATTGCCGGGCGGAACGGTCGGGCCTGGCTCGCTTTGCTGGCGGAATCGATCGGATCGGCGTCCTCGGCGTCGATTACGACGTCGGCGTCGAACTCGGTCTCGAGGAAGTCCGCGGACGCTTCGTAGACGGCCCGTTCGTCGATCCCGGCGAGCGTCTCGAGTGCAGCGTTCTCGCGCTCGCGGACGAACGAGACGAGGTCGCCCACGAGGTCGTTGACCGTCTCCCCTCGCTCCCGAAGGGCTGGACGTTGCATGACCTGCTCCATCACGGCTCCCTGGTCCGGGCCGGTTTCCACGACCGTCTCGAACACCTCGCGTTTCCAGTCGGCCGCGACGTAGACGCGAATCGTCTCGGGGTCGGTGTCGGTCACGTCGACGATGTCGCGAACGTCATCGACCAGCGCCGTTACCAGCCGTTCCTCGGCGATGACACTCGAGTCCTCGAACTCGGGCACTGGCTCGGGCCACGGCACGTCCTCGGCTGGTTCGCCCGTCAGGCGCTCGTGGAGTTCGTTCGCCGCGAACGGGATGACGGGCGCGAGCAGGCGCAGTCGCGTCTCGAGGACAGTACGAAGGGTCCATCGTGCGCCCGGGCGGTCGAGGTCCGCCCGGCGGCGATACCACTTCAGTCGTTCCTCGAAGCGGTAGAAGGCCGTCTGGCTGGCGTTCCGGGTCTCGAAGCGGTCCATCGCGTCGGTGACCTCGCGAACCGTCTCCTGCAGGTGGGCGAGGAGCCAGCGATCGATACGCTCGAGGCCCCGTTCGCCTGCCGGTCCCTCGATCAGGTCCACGGCGCGGTTCCAGAAACGCTCGAGTTGATCGCGCGCCGCGGCGACGGCCTCGGCCCGCCAGTCGTAGTCCTGCCAGGGTTCGGCGCTGTTGAGCAGGAAGAAGCGCACGGTGTCGGCCCCGTAGCGGTCGATAGCCTCGCCGGGGAGCACGACGTGTCCCCGCGAGGAACTCATCGACTCGCCCTCGAGCAGGCCCATACCCATGACGGTGATTCCCCGCGGCCACTTCGCCTGCTCGAACAGCTCGGCGTGGTGGGAGAGGAAAAATGTCAGGTGATTCGAGATCAGGTCGTTGCCCGAACACCGGTAGTCGACGGGGTACCAGTACTCGAACTCCTCGCGCAGGTCCAGGGCGCGCTCGTCGGGCTCGTCGACGGACTCCGGACCCAGCAAGAGCGTATCGAAGAACTCCCGCGTCAGGTCCTCGACCGGGACGTCTCGGATCCGGTGGGCGACGGTGTAGTACGCCGTGTAGATCGTCGAGTCCGACAGCGGTTCGATGACGAACGCGTCGTCCCACGGCAGTTTCGTCCCGAGTCCGTAGTTGCGGATGCAGGGCCACTCCTCGAGCCACTCGATCGTGTGATCGTACTGCTCGCGGGTGTTCTCGGGGATCGCGTCCAGGTTCGCGACGGCCCGGTGGGCCTTCTCGCGCCAGGCCGCGTCGTCGTACCGCAGGAACCAGGTGTCCTGTTCGGCGACCTCGACGCGTCCGCCGCAGCGACAGACGACCGTCTCGGCGAAGTCGTACATCGCGTGGAAAGCCCCCTGCTCTCGGTAGTGCGCGTCGAGTTCCTCGCGGACGTCCTCGATCACCCTGCCGGCGAACGCCCCGTAGTCCTCGTGCAGTTCGCCCCGGTGGAACTCGCGGGTGTACAGCTCCTCGGTCGCCAGCTTGAGTTCGGGATCGTCCGGAGACTCGATGTCGTACTCGTCGACGGCGTCCGCCGCGGGGAACTCGCCGTAGCCCTCGACGGTCAGGACGGCCCACGGTTCGATGGCTCGAACCTCTTCGGGGTCGAGACCGTAGGCTCTCAGGTCGTCGGCACGGGCTTTCGCCGCCTCGAGCGCCACCCAGTCGTTGGGCGAGTGGGCGGGGACGGACATGACGACGCCGGTGGCGCTGTCGGTGTCCACGAACTCGGCCGGAAGGACGACGATTTCCTCGTCGGTGACGGGGTTCCGGATACGGGTGCCGACCAGCGCGGTGCCCGGAACGGTCTCGAGCACCTCGACCTCGCGCGCCTGCAACGCGAGTTTCTCGGTCGCCTCGAGGGAGACGACCCACTCCTCGCCGTCCACGGTCGCTCGAGCGTAGGTCGCGTCGGGGTCGACGAAGGCGTTCGTGACCCCGCGAACGGTCTCGGGGCGCAGGGTCGCCATCGGGTAGACGGTGCCCTCGTTCCCCGATTTCGGTTCGGAATCCTCACCGTTCGGTCCCGGTTCCGCCTCGCCGCCCGCTCCGCTCGAGTCGTCGCTCGCGGCGCGGAATTTCACCAACGTGTACTCCTGGAACTCGACGTCCTCGCCCTCGTAGATGTCGTGGGTCGTGACCGGCTGCTCCTCGTTCGTACAGTAGTTCACCGGGTGCAGCCCCTTCTCGAGGAGGCCGCGCTCGTGCATGGTCTCGTACTGCCAGGCGATGAACTTCGAATAGCGCTCGTCTTCGGTGGTAAACTCCCGGCGCCAGTCGATCGACAGCCCGAGGCGGCGCATCCCCGCCTCGTAATGGTTCTCGATGAAGTACCGGGCGAATCCCATCGGCGTCTCGAGGTTCCGGAGGTCGGACTCGGGCACCCCGAAGGCGTTTCGCAGGCTGTCGAGCTGGTGGGCGTCGCCGCGCTTCAGTCGCTCGACGGCGCCGACGATGGGCGTGCCGGTGACGTGCCACGCAATGAGGAAGAGGACGTTGTCGCCCCGCTGACGCCGGTAGCGGGCGTACGCGTCGGGGACGGTGTACGTGCGCGCGTGCCCGATGTGCATGCCGCCGTTCGGGTACGGGTAGGGGACGGTCACGAACGTCGCTTCTCTCGAACAGCGGCCGTCCGGATCGGCCTCGTACCGACCCGACTCCGCCCACCGTTCGCGCCAGCGCGCCTCGAGTTCCTGTGGCTCGTAGCCATCGCTCTTAGCAGTGGCTGTTCGGGATTTCCACCCTTGAGCGTCCTGGCTCACGCCGATCCCTCGGCGGTCGACCGGACAATTGGCCGTGGTTGTACCGTCGCTGGCGGCTGGTGGATTCGTTTCTGCTGGACGTCGCAGTCGTCGGCGAGCCGTCGTCTCATGCTCGAGCCTACGCGGGTGACGGAAAAATAGATAGTGTGCTGACAGTCTCACCCTGTCACTAATTCCAGCACCGAAGCCCAGGCGGCTACTCCTCGATCTCGATCGCCGGCCGCCCCGGTTCCGCGTTCGAGAGCACCGACTCGTCGGCATCGTCAGCTCGAACTACCCGAACCGGCGCGTCGAACTCGCGTTCGATCAGCCAGGCGGCCGACTCGAGGGCCGCGTGTTCCTCGTCGGGGTCGAGCGTTGTCGAGAGTGCCTCTCGCTCTACTTGCAGGTCCTGGCCGTAACTCGCGGCGGCGTCGCCCTGCCCGCGGATGTGCGATTCCTGCATGAGTTCGCCGATCAGGTTGTTCGCGTCGCTCTCGACGGCGATCTCGAGGGCGTCGTACTTCCAGTCGGGGGCGACGACGACATCGATCCCCTGCGGGTCGTCGATGCCAGCCACGTCGATAATCTGGCGGACGTCCTCGCGGGTGTTCTCGACGAGTTTGCGCCGTTTCTCGACGTGGTCGCGGTCGACCGTCGCGGTCGGCCAGTCGGCATCGACGACGAAGCCGCCGTCCTCGCCCACGAGGGTCGCGTAGAGTTCCTCCGCGAGGTGGGGCGCGACCGGCGCCAGTAGACAAACGACGGCCGACAGCCCGCGCTCGTAGGTCTCGGCGTGAGGGTCAGCGTAGTCGGCGTACTGTCGGAGCGT
It contains:
- a CDS encoding halocyanin domain-containing protein, translated to MRERATRRRVLEGIGLVTTAGLAGCLFGGDDDGDYYEGESFVAEDDEPGFGGHLDGIDHPGTVDWTGASGEELVVAVGTGREGMGYAPRAVRVEAGSTVTWEWTGAGGRHDVVDTDGVFDSGERYGEGETFSFTFDEPGVYTYYCTPHRHRGMKGALEVV
- the lpdA gene encoding dihydrolipoyl dehydrogenase, which gives rise to MVVGDISTGTDVLVIGAGPAGYVAAIRAGQLDLDVTLVEKEAYGGTCLNHGCIPSKALITASDLAHEAGNAEEMGIHADPAIDLEGMVSWKDGVVDQLTGGVEKLCKANGVNLMEGVAHFDGENTVRVSHGGEGQGSESIDFEHAIVATGSRPIEIPNFSYDDDPVLNSRQALALDSVPDSLVVVGAGYIGMELATVFAKLGTDVTVVEMLDEALNGFDPDLARPVKKRAKDLGIDFHFEYGASRWSEHGNGIRVEATAEDGEDTLEIDAEKVLVAVGRAPVSDTLELEAAGIETDKRGFIPTDDRGRTNVEHVFAVGDVAGEPMLAHAGSKEGQVAAEVIAGEPSALDYQAMPAAVFTDPEIGTVGMTEMEAEEMGFETVSGKFPFQASGRALTTGHTDGFVKIVADEDAGFVLGAQIVGPEASELIAELGLAIELGATLEDVVSTIHTHPTLSEAVMEAAENALGHAIHTLNR
- the ilvA gene encoding threonine ammonia-lyase, giving the protein MVEVRFEDVLAARERFDDESVVRETPLESNRSLSGMADATVFLKMEHLQRTGSFKTRGAYNKLVQVAEEGTVDRVVAASAGNHAQGVALAATKTGLESTIVMPKNAPQAKVNATRSYGGDVELHGNDFQAAMAHAKTLTEAENVGFVHAYDDPDIVAGQGTLGLEIHEALPEVDTVIVPIGGGGMIGGIATALAGLDPEIRVVGVQADSAATVPDSLDKGFPQEIDDPNTIADGIATGGISELTFEIIREHVDEVVTVTDDQIAQSTLVLLERAKQLVEGAGAASVAALLSPDLDVSGETVVPVLGGGNIDISMLQTVLEHALTDRDQLLRLQVRIADQPGKMEEISGVISDLGANIRTVRHDRAVGDLRVGEAYLVFQVVTSGREHAREVLDAIESRGYDATRVD
- a CDS encoding YqjF family protein encodes the protein MTEQRILHPDSTTAETEPASLPWLPHPFSMVWREGAFLHWPIDPDRLRPHVPDRFDLETFEDRAWLSIVPFVLARAGVRDTPSAMRVTRPELNLRTYVRYRDVSGLYFFSIDIDGPLLAFLARRGLDVPCFNARQRVDGTDGRVGFSSERDDPSGGLARFDAEYRPIAPPTRARLDSLTHWLTERRRMLVPYGDRTLVAEIAHEPWSLAPAEVTIHENDLFEAADVPTPAGDPLAHYCERLEITGSIPRFL
- the leuS gene encoding leucine--tRNA ligase is translated as MSQDAQGWKSRTATAKSDGYEPQELEARWRERWAESGRYEADPDGRCSREATFVTVPYPYPNGGMHIGHARTYTVPDAYARYRRQRGDNVLFLIAWHVTGTPIVGAVERLKRGDAHQLDSLRNAFGVPESDLRNLETPMGFARYFIENHYEAGMRRLGLSIDWRREFTTEDERYSKFIAWQYETMHERGLLEKGLHPVNYCTNEEQPVTTHDIYEGEDVEFQEYTLVKFRAASDDSSGAGGEAEPGPNGEDSEPKSGNEGTVYPMATLRPETVRGVTNAFVDPDATYARATVDGEEWVVSLEATEKLALQAREVEVLETVPGTALVGTRIRNPVTDEEIVVLPAEFVDTDSATGVVMSVPAHSPNDWVALEAAKARADDLRAYGLDPEEVRAIEPWAVLTVEGYGEFPAADAVDEYDIESPDDPELKLATEELYTREFHRGELHEDYGAFAGRVIEDVREELDAHYREQGAFHAMYDFAETVVCRCGGRVEVAEQDTWFLRYDDAAWREKAHRAVANLDAIPENTREQYDHTIEWLEEWPCIRNYGLGTKLPWDDAFVIEPLSDSTIYTAYYTVAHRIRDVPVEDLTREFFDTLLLGPESVDEPDERALDLREEFEYWYPVDYRCSGNDLISNHLTFFLSHHAELFEQAKWPRGITVMGMGLLEGESMSSSRGHVVLPGEAIDRYGADTVRFFLLNSAEPWQDYDWRAEAVAAARDQLERFWNRAVDLIEGPAGERGLERIDRWLLAHLQETVREVTDAMDRFETRNASQTAFYRFEERLKWYRRRADLDRPGARWTLRTVLETRLRLLAPVIPFAANELHERLTGEPAEDVPWPEPVPEFEDSSVIAEERLVTALVDDVRDIVDVTDTDPETIRVYVAADWKREVFETVVETGPDQGAVMEQVMQRPALRERGETVNDLVGDLVSFVRERENAALETLAGIDERAVYEASADFLETEFDADVVIDAEDADPIDSASKASQARPFRPAIYLE